The Diospyros lotus cultivar Yz01 chromosome 15, ASM1463336v1, whole genome shotgun sequence genome has a window encoding:
- the LOC127791631 gene encoding uncharacterized protein LOC127791631, whose product MSVAQYEDAFSRLIRYMPIYEGDERIKTQKFLGGLNLKLQRALSSASTQTYSEAGSSHRAGKKLEPQKRKFKPGTPCAKCQKQHPGRPCRLGTKGCYNCGEIGHLNQNCPKKGITCFNCQQTGHFAKDCPKPRLISQPQGTSGNARAHQGRVFHLTWQDAAEDPTVIEGTMFLSGIPMHALIDSGASHSFISHAFAKIVGDKPENLNCRMIVSTPMGKSLETSSGYKDRKIQIGEVEFPVNLILLEFRDFDVILGMHFLTKYNATVDCKAKTVCLKSGDLNVKFRGHRRVSEQKWISTLKAERLLRQGAQGYLACVQEESNEPLKIEEVRLVKEFGDVFPEELPGLPPQREIEFSIEIIPGN is encoded by the exons ATGTCTGTCGCCCAGTACGAGGACGCCTTCAGTCGATTGATCCGATACATGCCGATTTACGAAGGAGACGAAAGGATCAAGACCCAGAAATTTTTGGGAGGACTAAACCTAAAACTTCAGAGGGCATTGAGTAGTGCAAGTACCCAAACCTATTCAGAAGCG GGGAGCAGTCATAGAGCTGGCAAGAAGCTAGAGCCCCAGAAGCGGAAATTCAAGCCTGGTACCCCATGCGCAAAATGCCAGAAGCAGCACCCAGGAAGGCCGTGCCGGCTAGGGACTAAGGGTTGTTACAATTGTGGGGAAATAGGGCATCTCAACCAGAACTGCCCAAAGAAAGGAATTACTTGTTTCAACTGCCAACAGACGGGCCATTTCGCAAAGGACTGTCCCAAGCCGCGACTGATAAGTCAACCCCAGGGGACGTCCGGGAATGCTAGAGCACATCAAGGAAGAGTGTTTCATCTAACATGGCAGGATGCGGCAGAGGATCCAACAGTAATTGAAGGTACTATGTTTCTATCTGGTATCCCCatgcatgcattaatagatTCAGGTGCAAGTCACTCATTCATTTCGCATGCATTTGCTAAAATAGTAGGGGATAAACCAGAAAATTTGAATTGTCGAATGATTGTCTCAACCccaatggggaagtctctagaaacttcaTCAGGGTACAAAGATAGAAAGATTCAAATAGGAGAAGTTGAGTTCCCAGTGAATCTGATTCTTCTGGAATTTCGAGATTTTGATGTGATTCTAGGAATGCACTTCCTAACTAAGTATAACGCCACGGTGGACTGTAAAGCTAAGACGGTCTGCCTTAAGAGCGGCGACTTGAACGTCAAGTTTCGAGGGCATAGGAGGGTAAGTGAACAGAAGTGGATCTCAACTTTGAAGGCTGAAAGACTGTTGCGTCAAGGGGCACAGGGATACTTGGCTTGTGTTCAAGAGGAAAGCAATGAGCCCTTAAAGATCGAAGAAGTTCGACTCGTTAAAGAATTCGGGGATGTGTTTCCCGAAGAATTACCTGGACTGCCACCCCAGCGAGAGATCGAGTTCTCGATAGAGATCATACCAGGA AATTGA